In Malania oleifera isolate guangnan ecotype guangnan chromosome 8, ASM2987363v1, whole genome shotgun sequence, a single window of DNA contains:
- the LOC131161422 gene encoding uncharacterized protein LOC131161422, with product MGWLIKERRGPEWKQGWAEKAISAVSPPPAPLLGVLGILLLFLWLSYYADYRAQVQRTVVNSRLLLFLLPVLLIFLMRSIGSLNRERVVLGIPGAGHRDSIHRAGSSPWGMALLVAVLLVMVSYQSSFHNNWFRPLWRHD from the coding sequence atgggtTGGTTGATAAAGGAACGGAGGGGTCCGGAGTGGAAGCAAGGGTGGGCGGAAAAGGCCATCTCCGCCGTGTCTCCACCGCCGGCGCCTCTGCTGGGCGTCCTCGGCATATTGCTTCTTTTCCTGTGGCTCTCCTATTACGCAGACTACAGGGCGCAGGTGCAGCGCACGGTGGTGAATTCCAGGCTGCTCCTCTTCCTGCTGCCGGTGCTCCTGATCTTCCTCATGCGCTCCATCGGAAGTCTCAATCGCGAGAGGGTCGTGCTGGGGATTCCCGGAGCCGGCCACCGCGACTCGATTCACAGGGCGGGGAGCTCGCCGTGGGGGATGGCGCTTCTGGTGGCGGTTCTGCTGGTGATGGTCTCTTACCAGTCCTCCTTTCACAACAACTGGTTTCGACCACTTTGGAGGCACGATTAG